The following are encoded together in the Microtus ochrogaster isolate Prairie Vole_2 unplaced genomic scaffold, MicOch1.0 UNK21, whole genome shotgun sequence genome:
- the LOC101983760 gene encoding olfactory receptor 4K5, translating into MDKINDSVVSEFVLLGLSGSQELQLFFFVFFSALYIAIVLGNLLIVIAVTSDSSLHSPMYFLLGNLSFFDICQASFATPKMIADFLSEHKTISFSGCIAQIFFIHLFTGGEMVLLVSMAYDRYVAICKPLHYTIIMNRSVCTALVMISWAVGLVHTLSQLSFTVNLAFCGPNEVDSFFCDLPRVVKLACSDSYITEILIVVNSGILSLSTFSLLVSSYAIIFVTVWLKSSAAMAKAFSTLAAHIMVVVLFFGPCIFIYVWPFTTYPVDKILAIFYTVFTPILNPIIYTLRNRDMKAVMGKIAARYFRPPKISAMPLVARISFH; encoded by the coding sequence ATGGATAAGATCAATGATTCAGTGGTGTCTGAGTTTGTGCTGCTTGGGCTCTCTGGTTCTCAGGAGCttcagcttttcttctttgttttcttctctgcactGTACATTGCCATTGTCTTAGGAAACCTCCTCATTGTCATAGCTGTGACTTCTGACAGCAGTCTGCACTCCCCCATGTATTTCCTCCTGGGAAACCTCTCCTTTTTTGACATTTGCCAGGCTTCTTTTGCCACACCTAAAATGATTGCAGACTTTCTGAGTGAACACAAGACTATATCCTTCAGTGGCTGCATAGCCcaaatttttttcattcatctctTTACAGGAGGGGAGATGGTACTGCTGGTCTCCATGGCCTATGACAGATATGTGGCCATATGTAAGCCTCTACATTATACGATCATCATGAACAGAAGTGTATGCACTGCCTTGGTAATGATTTCCTGGGCTGTGGGCTTAGTGCACACACTGAGCCAGTTGTCATTTACAGTTAACCTGGCATTCTGTGGGCCCAATGAAGTAGACAGCTTTTTTTGTGACCTTCCTAGAGTAGTCAAACTTGCTTGCAGTGACTCATACATCACGGAAATACTAATTGTGGTAAACAGTGGGATTCTTTCCTTAAGCACTTTCTCTCTGTTGGTGAGTTCTTATGCCATAATTTTTGTCACAGTTTGGCTCAAATCTTCTGCTGCCATGGCCAAGGCATTTTCTACACTGGCTGCTCACATCATGGTAGTAGTACTGTTCTTTGGGCCTTGCATCTTCATCTATGTGTGGCCCTTTACTACCTATCCTGTGGATAAAATTCTTGCTATATTTTATACAGTTTTCACTCCCATCCTAAATCCCATTATTTACACACTAAGAAATAGAGATATGAAGGCTGTCATGGGGAAAATTGCAGCTCGTTATTTCAGACCACCCAAAATTTCTGCCATGCCATTAGTAGCAAGGATTTCCTTTCATTAG